Part of the Dyella sp. BiH032 genome is shown below.
TCGTAATGTCCGGCCACTTTTCGGACATGTCCTGAAACTGGCCGGACCCCGCACTTGCGTTCTTCTGTTCGATCGTCTGCTGCGAACTTTACGGACGCGTCCGAAAACTAGATCTGGACCTCGATGCCCGCCTGCTTGGCGGCGGCCTGGACCGCTTTCAGGAACTTCTTTCGCACGTCCTCCGAAAGGTCTTGAGTCCCGAACGAGATTCGGCCGTCCACCACCTCCGCCTTGACCGAAACCTTCTTGGTTGCGGTGGCTGCCGCCGGTGCTTTGGTGTCTCCAAGGGCAACAAGAAACGCTGTGGCCTCGGCGGGGGTCGGAATCGGCGTTTTCTTCTGGAGGAGCTTCAGGCGCTCAATGACGTCCTTCTCTCGGTCCCGGTGAAGGCGAGCCAGCGAGCGAGCCGCACGGAAAGAGATCTTGAGCGGATCAGGGTGGACCTCCAACAGAAGGTCCGGCAAAGAGCCGATCAGCTTGAGCTCCGATAGATGCTGGGTGGTGATCTCCAGTCGCTCAGCAACCTTGTCTGCAGAACCGTAGCCGGCTTCCTTGATCCAACTCACGACCTGGCGACCCAGCTCGATGACCGAAATGTCCTCACGGTCCTCGTTCTCGAAGTGCTGGAACACCATCACTTCGGCATTCGTCGTCTCCTTGGGGAGAATCAACGCACGGAGCAGATAGCCGTCCTGCAGGCAGACGTGCCAGCGACGGTAGCCGTACACGGCCTCGTAGCCGCCGCCTTCCTTTTCGCGAAGCATGACGGGCGTGGTGTTGCCCTTGGTGACGGCCATCTTTGCCTTGAGGCTACGGAAGGCCTCAGAGCGGGTGGCGTCGTAGGCGACCGAAAGACGGTTGTGGAAGGGGCCGTGGACTACCAGCTTGGGGTCGATGTCCTCCCGCATCGGGATGGCCTTGCCCCAGCGCTCCTCGTAGTCCTTCAACTTCTGTTCGAGACCGTCGGCCTGGCCACCGATCAGGTTCGTCATAAAGGAGCCGCGCGGGCGGGCAGGGGACTGGCCGCTACCTTGGGGTTCCGTCCCAGCGCCATCGACCGCGGCGGGTCGTGCTTCCGGGCGGTCAGGCGCGGGCTCTGCGTTCTGGGAGGACGCGAGCCCGGTAGCAAGTACGCTCCCCAAAATGCCCTGGCGGCGCTCTGTTGCTTTACTCATGGTCGTTCTCCACTACTTCTGATTCGCGAACTTGTTCTGCCCATTCACCCTCGATCAGCTTGACGAGGCGGTCCGAGAACTGATCCACCGCGTCACGGGCGCGGCGCAGGGCGCGCGAGTCGACCTCGGCGCCAGTGACTTCGTAGATGGAACGCATCTGGGACAAAGCATTCTCAACGGCGCTGAGCTTTGGAATGCCTTCCTCGACGCGGTAGCGGCCGAACAGATGCCCGGCAAACGTACGCACATCAGCCGCCGCATTCGTGCTCTCCGAGCGCGAGTGCATGAACACAGTGGGACTCCAGCTTTTGCCGAAGCCCTTCAGTCTCGAAATCGCTGAGATCAGGTCGCCGCTCATGCCGCAGAAGTCGACCGTGGCGGAGAAGTCCGGGAAGCTCGGGGGCAGGGGGACAACAAGCGAGTTGGCGGCCCAAAGCACATTCAAGGCAAGGAAGCTGAAGGCCGGCGCTGTGTCGATAACGATGATGTCGTAGTTGTCCTCGATCGCCGCCAGGGCGTCATCGAAAAGACGATAGAACTCAGATGCACCCTCAACCTTCTGCATGAAGGCAGAGGCGATGTGGATGTCCGAGCCCGTCATTTCCAGCGACGCCGGGATGATGTCGAGGCCGTCGATATGGGTCGGCTGAGGCCGCAGACCGATACGATCCTTCTGCTCCTTCGAGACGTTCTCGAACAGGGAGGTAAGGGTCATATCCGGGTCAATGTTCTCGGGTCGGAAACCCATCAGGCGGCTCAGGGTTCCCTGGGGATCGGCGTCCACCAGTAGCGTGCGGTAGCCGCGGAGCGGGAACGCCTGTCCGATGTGAAACGCAACCGTCGTCTTGGTTGCGCCGCCCTTGAAATTGGCTACCGCCATGCGGATGGCACGGCTACCCTTGGGGCGTCGCGGTCGGATGCCGAGCATCTCCTGGATCTTGTGGATCTCCTCCAGGGTGACGCGAGCTTCGGCGGTAGTGGAGACGCCGAACTTGAGCTTCTTTCGAGCTTCGTTCCAGCGGTACTCAGTGATGCGACCGATCTCCATCGCTTCGGTCTTTCGAAACGTCCGGAGCACACGTCGCTCGTTAGGTTCGTTGGTGGCCTCAGCCAACTTCAGCAGCATCTCCTGGCCGACGTCGGCCCAGCGACGGAAGTCTTCCGGGGTGGCCCGAAGGGTGGTCGGCCCCGACTGAACCGGTTCGATGGGGGCATCAATGGACGTAGCCATGGGGGCTCCTAACAGTAGAAATGTTCACGAAATAGCCACAGGGTGCAGATTTTCGGCGAGGCTACACCTACGAAAATGGCATTGGAAGTCAAAAACGAAGGTGATCGGACAAACAAAACCCCTGTTTGTATTCGACCACCTTCTAGACTTCGGGCGCCGTGGCCGAGAAGAGGGGATATTCAGAACTCTTCAATCTGCCCGAGCATGCCGTCCAAGCCGACACCCTGGTCAATCTGGCTACCCGGAACCTCGGGGGAGCGACCGTCCGAATCGGGTTGGGCGGGCAGGGCGATGGCCACCAACCCGCCGGCGGCCAACGAAGCCGGCAAGACAAGCCGCCCCGACTCTTTCCGACCTTCCAGCAGTGCTCCCTGTGCCTCCAGAAGCAGGCCGAGGCGAGCGAGGTATTTCATTCGCTTGCCTCGCGCACGTGCCTTGAAGTTGCCTAGATCACTGAGTAGGTCTTGGTCCGCAACTCCAGTCGGATCCCAGCGGACAATGATGCGAGGCGTGTAACCGTCGGGATCGCGGGTCGACTTGGCCTTCGGCCTCGCACGCTTGCCTTCTGCGCTGGCCAACGTGGAGGCGACCATTAGGCGCGCCTCTGCTGAGCAGCAGCCTGGCCAGCCTGCCGCTCGGCCGACATCGCGGCGCGATGGGCCAGCCACAGATAGCCCTCAGCATTGGCCATCACCGGGTCCGGCGTGGAGATGACCTGCGACGACTTGAACTGAGCTTTTGCGGCCGGCTCGAACAGCTCAGCGCCGCCGCCCGTGAGAATCACGCAGTCGATAACGTCACCCAGGTCGCGCAGGGAGGACAGAATGGCGGCCATCACTTGGCGCGACACGGATGCGGCGGCCTGGTCGATGTAGTTCCGATAGTGGACCGTATGGATGCCCAGCTGCATCGTCCCCTGGCCGTTGCGGAACGCCGCTTCGAGGCGATTGACGCTGAGCTGGGCACCGCCGTGGTTCTCGGAGATCTGGCGAGCTGCCAGCTCCAGGATCCGCCCGGTGGCCTGGGGATTCGTTTGAGCGGTCCCGCCACGCACGGAGCCGCCCTGCATGAGGACCCAGTCGACCGAGTAGAAGCCAGGATCGATGATGAGGATGGTCCGTCCGTCATTTGCGGTGTCCTGATCGTGGAACAGGGACGCGTAGGTGCCCATCGGTTGGGCCAACACGAGGACACGGTCGACCTTGACCCGGCGGTTCTCGCTGATCTGGTGCTCTCCCTTCAGGCGCTCGGAGAGGCGCTGACGAATGACCCTGCTATCCGGACCGTCGAACTGATCACAGGGCAGACCGGTGACGAGGATGCCAATGTGGTCGTAGTCCAAGCGGCTCAGGGCCGCGTAGTAGAGCGCCAGGTACTCCGGCGAGTAGATGTAGCTCGGATCAGCCTGCCGGGTGAAACCCTGCAGGATCTGCGGATCGGTCCCGGCGACCCACGGCAGGCCGTTGATCGTCACGCGCTCGCCGCCGCGCAGGTCGTAGCCGCCACCGAGAGCTTTCGGGGCCTGCTCCAGCGGCGCGGCGCCGATCGGAAGCTTGATCACATCGGGCTCGCTGGCACCGGGGCGAAGGCCCAAGGCCTTCAGATTGCCGTAGCCAATGTCCAGCGCTGCGATAGCGGTGGCGATACTGCACATTTTCATAAACTCTCCTTGGCCGTAAGCCATTGAAATAACGGACGAAAAGCCCGCGAGTCCTCGGTCCTAAGGTTGTGCGGGTGCAGATACGGTCGCATGGGGCATGGGCCGGTCCAAAACACCCCGCGATCTGCACTTACGGAAGCGCCGACCAGCCGCAAATGGCTCAACAGAGCCATTTCTGGGCGATTCGAATCTGCACTTAAGGACTTCGAGCCCGGAAACCCCCGCCTGAGATCGGGGTGTTACGCCCATGGGAAGCGCTCCCGGGGGAAGGGTTTGTGGCCTTGTGGACGGGCAGACAGTCGATCGGCCATTCCCAACTCGACGGCCGGGCGGAACAGGAGCCCCGAAGGCGGCCCGAACGCGAAGGTCGGTAACGACGGGAGTTACACGTCGTTCCCCATATCAATCAGATGGGATTCCGGCGCATTCCCCAGAGGGGTGGGGCAGGGCGACGGGCAGAGCGCGTGCCGGGATCGGCTTTCGCGGCCGTTCCCCATTTCAATGAAGTGGCTTTTAGCCGATTCCCCAGTGCGGGAAACCCCCTGCGATAACGGGGGTGTTTTTTCCTGAGTGGGGAATGCTGCAAATCCCATGATAGATAGAATGACTGGGACAGACACCAAAGAAGCCACACGCCAAATCGCGCTCAACGCGCAGGAGGCACAAAGGGGGCTCGATAGGCTCACTGCCATCGCAGCCGAAATCCAAATCGCCGAGGCAATGCTCGAAGCCGAAGCCGAGTCTCTCGTCGAAGAGTTCCGCAACAGCCGAACTAAGCTCCGCGACGAAGAGAAGCTCCAGCGAGAAGCCGCGACGGAGCCAGCGAAGGGAAGCCTGTACTCACCACTGAACATCAGCGTGCGAGCCCACAAGGGTTCGATGGAGCTGTACTGGTTCACCCAGAACAAGGGGAAGGGTGAGAGGAGTGCCTTCAAGTACATCCCGCAAGGAAGGAGTGGGAGGGGGAGTGGCCACGGCTATCACCTGACCACCTTGCTCGCGCATGCCAGGCCGTATGAGCGGGAGATCGTCCGTGAGGCCGAAAGGGAGGCGACCTCCATCCGCCACCGCCGAGCCGAGCTGCTCGAGATCCGTCGATCCGTGCAGCGCCTGATCCGCCGCTATGAGGAGCGGATTCAAGGTGTGCCTGAGGCGGTGCCTGCCGACGACGCGCCCGGGTTAGTACCCATGCCCGAGGCGCGATAAATCTGAACACGACCCCCGCAGGAGGCGGGCGAGGAACAGGAATGGAAGCCACTCAGCTCATCCCGGGGATCGGCCCCGCGGCGCACGGCAAGCACCTTCAGCTCTGGACGACAGTGCATGCATACCTCGGGCATCGAGTTCCGATTGCTGCCCTGGTGCGTAGCCCCTGGCGGTGCTTGATGGCGGCGCAGGCCATGGGCCCGAATCCGATCCCGACCAACAGCCAAGGCTTGCGCCTTGTCCACTCCCGATAACAGTAGTCCGTGGAACAAATGTTTCACGCAATGGAGAATGCAGTGAGCGAACAGAACGAACAGCGGCACGAGAAGCCGGATGGGACCTGGCAGGGGGCGATCATTGAGGTTGCTGCGCAGGCTGCCCAGCACTTTGCCCACCAAGAGCAGCGCGAGAAGCACGAAGCGACTTGGCGGAAAGTCCGCCGAGCCATCTTCATGGGACTAGCGGTCGGTGGGTTCCTGACCTACTGGATGTTCGTACGGTCTCTGGCGGGCAGTGGGGTGGAAGGTGATCCGACGACCGACGCCGTCGCGCTCATTCCGGTTCAGGGCGAGATTGCCAACAGCACCCGCGCCTCGGCAGACAAGGTTTTGGCGATGCTGGATCGGGCCTGCGACAACAAGAAGGTGAAGTACATCGTGCTCGACATCGACTCGCCGGGCGGTTCGCCGACTGAGGCGGAGCGGATGGTCTCGGGTCTGAACCAGTGCAGGGCGAAGTCGGGCAAGCCGATCTACTCGATCATCGGTCAGATCGGTGCCTCGGCGTCGTACATGGTCGCGGTGCACACCGACCGGATTTACGCTGGCCGGTATTCCGTGGTCGGTTCGATCGGGGCGATCATGCGGTACATCGACGCGAGCGAGGCCGCTTCCAAGCTTGGCCTCACGGAGCACGTCTTTCGCTCCGGCGCTCTGAAGGGAGGCGTGTCGCCTTGGTCGAAGACCTCGCCGGAGGACGCGGCCCTCAACACCGAGTTGGTGCGCCAGATGGGGCAGGGCTTCGTCGATGACGTCATTGCTACCCGTGGTCAGCGACTGCACGCGACGCGGGACGTGATCTCGTCAGGTCGCATTTGGACTTCGGCTGAAGCTTTGGACATGGGGCTGATCGACGGCGTGGCCGTGCTCGAGGATCTGAAGGCCACCCAGTTCAAGGGGCTGAAGATCACCAAGTACGACAGTCGGGCTCCGGTGTCTCGTTACCTGGGTCTGGATGAGACCTTCCATTCGATCCTCTCCGACGCGCTCCAGCCGAGGTTTCAGTAATGAAGCCGCGCTCGCCTGAGGCCGGGGAGTACCTCGCCGCAACCAAGCTGGCTTCGATGGCCTTCTGCGAGGTTCGCCTCCTGAAGGAGCGCGAGCTTGGGGTTCGCGAGACGGCTGAGCAGGCCGACGCGAAGCGGGGAGGGGATCACGAGCACGCCCGCTTCCACGCGGTGGTGAGCCAGTCCCACAACTCCCAGCCGCAGGGGCGCGACACCCGTTGCTTCATCGCGAGCGCCGTGTACGGGGTCAGCGATCCACGTACGGACGAGCTGCGTGCCTGGCGCGATTCGACGCTGCTCCCGAGCACCTTTGGACGGGTGTGCGTTCGTACCTACCATGCAATCAGCCCGTTCGTGGCCAGCGCGCTGGACCGCTGGCCGTTGTTGAAGCCGCCCGTGAGTCGGGTGTTGGACTGGGTCCGCCAAGGATTGGCGGGGAAGTAACCACAGTGGAGAAAGCCGTGATGGATCACGTAAGCACTACCAACCAGCAGGCCAGCATGATTGTCCCCGTGACGTCCTCGCTCGACCTGGCCCTGTTCGAAGAGCAGGACCGCGCCGAGCGTCACTACCGCCAGATCTACGCGATCCTTCAGGACGGTGAGTCTTGGGATGGCGAGCGCACGCTCAACGCGACCGCCCGCGCCGAGGCCTATGTCGAGTCGGCAGGGGACCAGGCTCGCCAGATCGTGCGTGACCTTGGTGAGCAGATTCGCCAGCAGCAGTACCGAGCGACGTCTCATCAGAACCAGGTGGCGTCGCGCCTGCATGGACTGACCCTCCTGGAGGAGGTGCGGGAGAAGGGCGACCGAATCCTTGCTGTGCACACGAACGTTGCCTTGGCCGGACGAGCGATCACGGACTTCGCGCTTGTCGCGGCTTGGCAGGTCAATGCCCTGATCGGCGATTCGCGAGAGACCTGTCTGTATCGCACTGCGGTCTGGCTCCACGCGTACCTGCAGGAGCGTCGTGGCCTGTGGCTGGACCGTCTGCGCCGGATCACCGGCATCACGGACGATGCGTCGCTTGAGGACCTGACGGTCAAGTGGACGTCACCTCACTTCCAGCGGTCGGAGTGGGTGATCGGTGGACTGCCGTCCGGTTACGACGCAGACCCTGAGCTGCTGAGCGACTGACATGATCGGGACGCTCTTCCTCTTCCTACTTCTCGGCCTCTATCTCGCCTACCTCAAGTTCGCGAAGAAGGAGGGCGCCAGGGGTGACACCCAGGCGGCTTATGACCGGGTGGAGCGTTCGGCCATGCCGCCGGAGATCGCTGAGGGCAGGCTGATCCTTTCGGAGGAGTACTTCCGGACCGAGCACCCCAGGCGACTGGGGGCTCGCTTCGACCAGGTCTTCGTCGGAACGGACGGTCTGCTGTATCCCGTCGACACCAAGAGGCGGAAGCGGCGGCAGGTGTACGCGTACGACCAGGTCGAACTGTCCGCACAAGGCGCAGTACTGCGTCACGGACGGATTGGCGTCGCCAAAGGACACGCCGTCGCGCCGTTCGGCTTCATTCGACTGGTCGTGAACGGCAAGCCGGAGTACCAGCGTGTCCCGCTGCTCAGTGACGACGAGCTGGCCCACCTGCACGACCGCTACTACGCCCTCCACGCCGGCAAGGTCGAACCGAACCCGGCGGAGCGGACGGGGGCCTGCGTGAAATGTGCCTACCTGTCCGCCTGCCCAACTGGCCGGGCACGCCTCACCCACTGATGGATTCTTCGATCGTCCCGTCCGGACTCGCGTTGCTGGCACTCGTCGCCGGCACCCTTGTGACCTTGTCGCCTCTGGCACTTCCTCTGGCCATCCTTGCCAAGTCCACACGCGACATCGCCCGAGCGGTTCGCCGTCGCCGTGCCCGTCCGGCACCGACACACTGATTCTTCCCCTGGACACCTTCTTTCATCGGCCCTGGGCCGTGGACTGCCCGCATGCCGATCGTCACCACCGGCTTTCACTTGTTCCTTGCTTACGTCCTCTACCGACTCGCGCGGAGGGTCACTCGGAATCCTCGGGCCTCGGTGATTATCAGGGGACTGAGACCGCGACACTTCGGCAGGGCGGCGGCGTTGATCGTGCCGGTCGCTGTCTGTGCCGGACTCTTGCTCCACTACGTTCCCCTCTTGCAGTGGGGATGGTGGCGTGTCCTGACGGGACGAGAGAACGAGGGCTTGATGCCTTCCGGCGATGCGCGTCGCGCAGAGGTGCTGCCCCTTGTCCTCTCTCTCGTCGTCCTCTCAATCTTCGTCTTGTGTGCCCCGATGCTGGCCCACTGGGAGGAGCAGCAATACAGGCGTCGCAGTGAACTTCAGTCCGGTGCCGACCGCTTTCTCCGTCAGCTCCGTTTCGGCCTGGCACACCTGGTCATGGGTATTCCCGTCGGGTTTGCGCTTGCCCTGACGGTCGCGGGCCTTGGGTTCATGCGGGCATATCTCGTCGGCGGCGGACGGGCGGGTCACCGGGGTAAGGGAGTGCTTGAAGCCACTCGTACCCACCTGGCCTACAACTGGCTGGCCGCCGGCGTGGCTATCGCGGTCCTCCTCTCATCCCTTCTCTGGTAACCCGCTCGTCTCCCCTTGAGAAGCCGGGGTGAACTCCGGTCGTCACCAGACCGCCTCCATTTCTCGCGTTCACTGCCGATAGCGCTGGGGTACATCCGCCGCGGCGGGCCGATCCCATTCGGGACTGACGGCGCCGTCGACGCGGCATCGAGCAGCTGGACGAGGATGGGACGTCACGCCATGAACCAACCGAACACACGCGGGCCGGGTGCGGTCCTCTCCCGACTCTATGTTCTCTCTCTATTCTTCATCGCCGGGTCGATGGTCCTGGCCGGGCTGAAGGGACTGGGAGTGGCGTGGGTGCCGGCGTTCCCATGGACGGTGTCCATTTTCGCGGGGCTGGGCGTCATGCTCGCCCTTCGCTTGGCGCTGCTCTTCGTGCCGGGTCGCTGACGCCGGCTATCGATCATCGTTGGATTAGGACGGGTCCGCTGCGCGCCGTAGGGTGGGGCGGACCGACAAGGAGATTTGAGGCATGTGGATCAGGGAACCGAGCGGGATCACGTCGCAACCGGACGAGCGCTTCTTCACCGGTGACGGTGCGACGCTGATTGAGTTCCAGCGACTCCGTGTGGAAGCCGCCCTTCAGCTGGCCGCCGCCATACCGGCACAGGAAGCCATCGCCGAGGCCTGCGAGTTCGTCAAGGAACAGGCCGGGATCACCCTCTCGTCTGACCAACTTCTGGCGATCTACTCCCTTTACCCCTATGAGCGCGGCCGCTTGGCGGATGGCCAGTGGGGCGACACCGACGTGCGGGACGATGCGCTCGACGTGGTGGCGCACTTCTTCCTGCAATCACGCTGGCCGATGGGTAAGGACAACGTCGACATCGATGTCTTTGTGACTCGCCTTCAGCGCGTCGCGGCCATGTTCGGCTACTAGCCTGGAATGCGAACGATGCCCGGACAGGTGATCGAAGGCGTGGGCCAGCGGCATGCGCGAGTCCACGCGGACGATGG
Proteins encoded:
- a CDS encoding ParM/StbA family protein, with product MKMCSIATAIAALDIGYGNLKALGLRPGASEPDVIKLPIGAAPLEQAPKALGGGYDLRGGERVTINGLPWVAGTDPQILQGFTRQADPSYIYSPEYLALYYAALSRLDYDHIGILVTGLPCDQFDGPDSRVIRQRLSERLKGEHQISENRRVKVDRVLVLAQPMGTYASLFHDQDTANDGRTILIIDPGFYSVDWVLMQGGSVRGGTAQTNPQATGRILELAARQISENHGGAQLSVNRLEAAFRNGQGTMQLGIHTVHYRNYIDQAAASVSRQVMAAILSSLRDLGDVIDCVILTGGGAELFEPAAKAQFKSSQVISTPDPVMANAEGYLWLAHRAAMSAERQAGQAAAQQRRA
- a CDS encoding AAA family ATPase yields the protein MATSIDAPIEPVQSGPTTLRATPEDFRRWADVGQEMLLKLAEATNEPNERRVLRTFRKTEAMEIGRITEYRWNEARKKLKFGVSTTAEARVTLEEIHKIQEMLGIRPRRPKGSRAIRMAVANFKGGATKTTVAFHIGQAFPLRGYRTLLVDADPQGTLSRLMGFRPENIDPDMTLTSLFENVSKEQKDRIGLRPQPTHIDGLDIIPASLEMTGSDIHIASAFMQKVEGASEFYRLFDDALAAIEDNYDIIVIDTAPAFSFLALNVLWAANSLVVPLPPSFPDFSATVDFCGMSGDLISAISRLKGFGKSWSPTVFMHSRSESTNAAADVRTFAGHLFGRYRVEEGIPKLSAVENALSQMRSIYEVTGAEVDSRALRRARDAVDQFSDRLVKLIEGEWAEQVRESEVVENDHE
- a CDS encoding CFI-box-CTERM domain-containing protein; the protein is MKPRSPEAGEYLAATKLASMAFCEVRLLKERELGVRETAEQADAKRGGDHEHARFHAVVSQSHNSQPQGRDTRCFIASAVYGVSDPRTDELRAWRDSTLLPSTFGRVCVRTYHAISPFVASALDRWPLLKPPVSRVLDWVRQGLAGK
- a CDS encoding S49 family peptidase, which translates into the protein MSEQNEQRHEKPDGTWQGAIIEVAAQAAQHFAHQEQREKHEATWRKVRRAIFMGLAVGGFLTYWMFVRSLAGSGVEGDPTTDAVALIPVQGEIANSTRASADKVLAMLDRACDNKKVKYIVLDIDSPGGSPTEAERMVSGLNQCRAKSGKPIYSIIGQIGASASYMVAVHTDRIYAGRYSVVGSIGAIMRYIDASEAASKLGLTEHVFRSGALKGGVSPWSKTSPEDAALNTELVRQMGQGFVDDVIATRGQRLHATRDVISSGRIWTSAEALDMGLIDGVAVLEDLKATQFKGLKITKYDSRAPVSRYLGLDETFHSILSDALQPRFQ
- the mobI gene encoding conjugative transfer protein MobI(A/C); translation: MTGTDTKEATRQIALNAQEAQRGLDRLTAIAAEIQIAEAMLEAEAESLVEEFRNSRTKLRDEEKLQREAATEPAKGSLYSPLNISVRAHKGSMELYWFTQNKGKGERSAFKYIPQGRSGRGSGHGYHLTTLLAHARPYEREIVREAEREATSIRHRRAELLEIRRSVQRLIRRYEERIQGVPEAVPADDAPGLVPMPEAR